Part of the Pseudodesulfovibrio mercurii genome is shown below.
CAGTGCAACCAGTGCGCCTTTGTCTGCCCGCACGCTGCCCTGCGCCCGGTGCTGGTCACCGAGGACGAGATGAAGAACGCCCCGGCCGCCTTCACCACCCAGAACGCCAAGGGCAAGGACGTGGCCGGTCTGAAGTACCGCATGCAGGTCAACACCCTGGACTGCCTGGGCTGCGGCAACTGCGCCGACATCTGCCCGGCCAAGGAAAAGGCGCTGGTCATGAAGCCCATCGCCACCCAGACCGGCGAGCAGGTGCCCAACTTCGACTTCACCGAAACCGTGTCCTACAAGGACGCCTTCAAGCGTGATTCCGTCAAGGGATCCCAGTTCAAGCAGGCCCTCATGGAATTCTCCGGCGCCTGCGCGGGCTGCGGCGAGACCCCCTACGTCAAGGTGCTGACCCAGCTGTTCGGCGAGCGCATGATCATCGCCAACGCCACGGGCTGCTCCTCCATCTGGGGCGCTTCCGCACCCTCCACCCCCTACTGCACCAACCGCGACGGCTTCGGCCCGGCCTGGGGCAACTCCCTGTTCGAGGACGCGGCCGAATTCGGCTTCGGCATCGAGATGGGCGTGAACAGCCGCCGCAAGACCCTGATCGCCAAGTGCGAAGAGGCCCTGTGCGGCGCTCCCGTCGGCGTCAAGTCCGCCATGGAGGCCTGGCTGGCCGCCAAGGACGACGCCGAGGCATCCGCCGAGACCGGCGCGGCCCTGAAGGCCGCCCTCGAAGGCGCCTCCGACGCAAACCTCAAGGCCATCGCGGCCGACGCCGACCTGTTCACCAAGAAGTCCGTGTGGATCTTCGGCGGCGACGGCTGGGCCTACGACATCGGCTACGGCGGCGTGGACCACGTGCTGGCCTCCGGCAAGGACGTGAACATCCTGGTCATGGACACCGAGGTGTACTCCAACACCGGCGGACAGTCCTCCAAGGCCACCCCGCTCGGCTCCATCGCCAAGTTCGCGGCCGCTGGCAAGGCCACCGGCAAGAAGGACCTGGGTCGCATGGCCATGACCTACGGCTACGTCTACGTGGCCTCCGTGGCCATGGGCGCGGACAAGCAGCAGTTGATCAAGGCCTTCAAGGAGGCCGAGGCCTACAACGGACCGTCCCTGATCATCTGCTACGCCCCGTGCATCAACCAGGGCATCAAGAAGGGCATGGGCAAGACCCAGCTCGAACAGAAGCTGGCCGTGGACTCCGGCTACTGGCCCCTGTACCGCTACAACCCCGAACTCACCGCCCAGGGCAAGAATCCGTTCATCCTGGAGTCCAAGGCTCCCGACGGAACCCTCCAGGAATTCCTGTCCGGCGAAAACCGCTACGCCATGCTCGAACGGTTCCACCCGGAACTGTCCAAGGCGTTCCGCGAGAAACTGGAGAAGGACTACGCCGACCGTTACGCCATCCTCTCTCATCTGGCCGAAGCCGACTACGGCAAGACCGAGATGGAGGAGCCTGCCGCGTGCGAAACCGGTGTGTCGGCCGAAGCCCCGGGTTCCGGCGAACCCTGTGACGACGGCAGATAATAGTTAGAGGCATGTGCGGGGCGGGGTTGTTGCGGAGGCTTCTGCCTGACCCGCCCCGCACATCAGTTGCAACCGTGAGGGTCGCTCCTCACACCCATGGAGGTTTGTTGAATGTCTATCGAAGTGCTCGCGTTAATCGCGCTGCTGCCCATTCTGGTGGCGCTTGTTCTGATGGTCGGTCTGCGCTGGCCCGCCACCAAAGCCATGCCCCTGGCCTGGCTGACCGCGGCGGTCGGCGGCATCCTGGCCTGGAAACTGCCCGTCGCCTACGTCGCCGCCCTGACCCTGCAGGGCTTCGTGACGGCCATCGGTATTTTGATCATCGTTTTCGGTGCGATCCTGATCCTGCGCACCCTGCAGCATTCCGGCGGCATGGAGACCATCCAGCACGGCATGCAGAACATCACCCCCGACCGGCGCATCCAGGCCATCATCATCGGCTACATGTTCGCCGCCTTCATCGAAGGCGCGGCCGGTTTCGGCACTCCCGCCGCCCTGGCCGCCCCGCTGCTGCTCTCCCTGGGCTTCCCGCCCCTGGCCGCAGCCATCATCTGCCTGGTCTTCAACTCCTTCCCCGTGACCTTCGGCGCGGTCGGCACCCCGGTCGTCCTGGGCCTCAAGTTCCTGGCCCCCAGCGTCGACGCCGCGGTCAAGGCGGGCGTCCCCGGCCTGAACTTCGCCAACATGGGCGACTTCAACCTGGTCGTCGGCCAGTGGGCCACTCTCATGCACCTGGGCATGATCTTCATCCTGCCCATCTTCATGCTCGGCTTCATCACCCGCTTCTTCGGCCCCGAGCGCAGCTGGAAGCCCGGCTTCGCCGCCTGGAAGTTCTGCATCTTCGCCGCCGTGGCCTTCACCATTCCCTACCTGATCTTCGCCTGGAACGTCGGTCCCGAGTTCCCGTCCCTGATCGGTGGTCTGGTCGGCCTGGGCATCATCATCGTCGGCGCCAAGAAGGGCTTCTGCATGCCCAAGACCAGCTGGGACTTCGGTAGTCCGGCCAAGTGGGATCCCGAGTGGACCGGTTCCGTGTCCTCCGACGGCACCGAGTTCAAGGCGCACATGAGCCAGTTCAAGGCCTGGTTGCCCTACATCCTCATCGGCCTCATCCTGGTCGTGACCCGCATCCCCGAGCTCGGCCTCAAGGGCCTGCTCGCCGGTCAGGCCATCAAGTTCAGCAACATCCTCGGCTTCAAGTCCGTCAATGCCTCCATCGCGTACCTGTATCTGCCCGGCACCATTCCGTTCACCCTGGTCGCCCTGCTGACCGTGTGGATTCACGGCATGCCCGGCGAGAAGGTCAAGCTGGCCTGGACCCAGGCCTTCAAGACCATGAAGAATCCGACCATCGCCCTGTTCGCATCGGTGGCCCTGGTCTCCATCTTCCGCGGCTCCGGCATCGTCGACGCTGCTCTGAACCCGAACAACTACCCGTCCATGCCTCTGGCCATGGCCAAGGCCGTCGCCGCCATCACCGGCAACGCCTGGCCCATGTTCGCCTCGTTCGTGGGCGGTCTGGGCGCGTTCATCACCGGTTCCAACACCGTGTCCGACCTGCTCTTCGCCGAGTTCCAGTGGGGCGTGGCCGCGCAGCTCGAACTGCCCCGCCAGGTCATCGTGGCCGCCCAGGCCGTCGGTGGCGCCATGGGCAACATGATCTGCATCCACAACATCGTCGCCGCCTGCGCCGTGGTCGGCCTGTCCGGCATGGAAGGTGCAATCCTGAGACGGACCGTATGGCCCTTCCTGCTGTACGGCGTCGTGGTCGGCATCGTGGCCTCGCTGATGAGCTTCGTGTTCCTGCCCGGCCTGTTCTAAACAAGGAGATCGAAAGGGAGGCGGGCGAACCGCCCGCCTCCCCTTACCCGAACCGCCCAAGCGTGGAAGAACCTCAACCCCCAATACAACAAGCCCCGGCCCATATTTCCGGGGATCATCATTTTCTTAGGAGTCGATCATGACCAAAGAAGCGATTATCAAAGAATTCGAAGCCATAGTCGGTGCCGAAAACGTTATGACCGGCGAGACCGATCGTCACGCCTATTCCTATGACGCCGCCGTTCTCGACTCTGTCATGCCCGCCCTGGTGGTCCGTCCCCGGACCAGCGAGGCCCTGGGCGCCCTGACCAAACTGTGCAACGACAACGGCCTGCCCATGACCGTGCGCGGCTCGGGCACCAACCTGTCCGGCGGCACCATTCCCCATCCCGGCGGCGTGGTCGTGCTGACCAACGGCCTGAACCGCATCATCGAGATCAACGAGGCCGACATGTACGCCATCGTCGAGCCCGGCGTGGTCACCGCCCAGTTCGCGGCCGAAGTGGCCAAGCGCGGCCTGTTCTACCCGCCCGATCCGGGCTCCATGGCCGTGTCCACCCTGGGCGGCAACGTGGCCGAGAACGCCGGCGGCCTGCGCGGCCTGAAGTACGGCGTGACCAAGGACTACGTCATGGGCATGGAGTTCTGGGACGTCAACGGCGAACTGGTCAAGACCGGCTCCCGCACCGTCAAGTGCGTCACCGGCTACAACCTGGCCGGACTGATGGTCGCCTCCGAGGGCACGCTGGGCGTGTTCGACAAGATCATCCTCAAGCTCATTCCCCCGGCGCAGGCCGCCAAGTCCATGATGGCCGTGTTCCCGTCCATGAAGGCCGCCTCCGAGACCGTGGCCGCCATCATCGCCAACAAGATCGTCCCGGCCACCCTCGAGATGATGGACAACTTCACCATCCGCACGGTGGAGAACTTCCGCGGCGCGGGCCTGCCCGTGGACGCGGCCGCCCTGCTGCTCATCGAGGTGGACGGTCACCCCGCCCAGGTCGCGGACGAGGCCGCCATGGTCGAAAAGATCTGCAAGGAGAACGGGGCCACCGAGATGAAGGTCGCCAAGGACGCCGCCGAGCGCGACGCCGTCTGGCAGGCCCGCCGCGACGCCCTGCCCGCCCTGGCCAAGCTCAAGCCCACCTGCGTGCTCGAGGACGCCACCGTGCCGCGCTCCAAGATTCCGGCCATGATCGAGGCCCTGGAACAGATCGCCAAGGAACTGAACCTGACCATCGGCACCTTCGGCCACGCCGGCGACGGCAACCTGCACCCCACCATCCTGACCGACAAGCGCGACAAGGAAGAGTGGAAGCGCGTGGAAAAGGGCATCGACATGATCTTCGACAAGGCCCTGGCCATGGGCGGCACCCTTTCCGGCGAACACGGCATCGGCCTGGCCAAGTCCAAGTACCTGGCCCAGGAGACCTCCAAGGCCACCCTGGCCTACGCCCGCCGCATGAAGTCCGTTCTTGATCCCAAAGGCATCCTCAACCCCGATAAGATCGTCGGCGCCGAGTAGGTGACACCATGGCAGATATCCATAAACTCGCACAAATGTTCAAGGAACTGGACGACCAATTGGTCGGGTGCATGCGCTGCGGCATGTGCCAGGCGGTCTGTCCGATCTTCAAGATAAGCGGCAAGGAAGCCGACGTCACCCGCGGCAAGCTGGCCCTGCTCGACGGTCTGGCCTCCGAGATGCTCTCCGACCCGGAGGGCGTCAACGAGAAGCTCAACCGCTGCCTGCTCTGCGGCACCTGCCAGGCCAACTGCCCGTCCGGCGTGTCCGTCATGGACATCTTCCTCAAGGCCCGCGCGATCATGACCGGCTACTTCGGCCTGTCCCCGGCCAAGAAGGCCATCTTCCGCGGCCTGCTGAAGAACCCCAAGCTGTTCAACGCCCTGACCGAGATGGGCGCCAAGTTCCAGGGGGTCTTCACCAAGAAGGTGGACGACATGCTCGGATCGAGCTGCGCCCGGTTCAACGCGCCGATCATCGGCGACCGTCACTTCAGCTCCCTGGCCTCCAAGCCGTTCCACAAGATCGTCCCGGAGATGGACACCCCGGCCGGTTCGTCCGGGCTGCGCGTGGCCTTCTACGTGGGCTGCGTCATCGACAAGATCTACCCCCACGTGGGCGAGGCCATCCTCAAGGTCCTCAAGCACCACGGGGTGGGCGTGTTCATGCCGGCGGGCCAGGCCTGCTGCGGCATCCCTGTCCTGTCCAGCGGCGACAGCGACACCTTCGACACCCTGGTGGGCATGAACGTGGACCGGTTCAAGGGCGGGGAGTTCGACTACCTGGTCACCGGCTGCGCCTCCTGCACCTCGACCATCAAGGAACTGTGGCCCCACATGTACCATGGCGATTCCGCCAGGACCTACGACATCGGCGTGCTCCAACGGAAAACGATGGACATCAGCCAGTTCCTTGTGGATATTCTGAAGGTCGAGCCCAAGGCCCTTGCAGGCGGCAAGAGTGTGACCTACCATGACCCCTGTCACCTGAAGAACTCGCTGGGCATCACCGCCCAGCCCCGGACCCTGCTCAAGGCGGCCGGGTGCGAGTTCAAGGAGATGACCGACGCGGGAACCTGTTGCGGCTGCGGCGGCAGCTTCAACATCGCCCACTACGAGCTGTCCAAGGAAATCGGCAGCCGCAAGGCGGACAACATCATCGCGACCAAAACCCAGGTGGCTGCGACCAGCTGCCCGGCCTGCATGCTCCAGATCACGGACATGCTCTCTCAGAAAGGAGCCGACATGAGCGTCAAGCATGTCATTGAGCTCTATGCCGACTCCCTATAACGGATAACCAACGGCAAAACACAAGGAAAAGACCATGTCCAAGAACCTGTACGTGAGCGCCACCGAGGAGCGCAGCGGCAAATCCGCCGTGGTCCTCGGAGTCATGCAGATGCTCACGAGGGAACTCCACAACGTCGCCATCTTCCGGCCCATCATCAATGATCCGGGAGCGGGGAAAATGGACCACGACATCGCTCTGCTGATCGATCACTTCAAGCTGTCCATTCCCTATGAAGACACCTACGCCTACACCCTGAAGCAGACCCGCGAGTTGATCAACTCCGGCCAGCACGCCCTTGTGCTTGAGAACATTCTCAACAAGTACAAGACACTGGAAGAGCAGTACGACTTCGTGCTCTGCGAAGGAACCGACTTCAAGGGCAAGGACCCCGCCTTTGAATTCGATCTCAACGCGGACATCGCCGCCAACATCGGTGCCCCCATGCTGGTGGTTACGTCCGGTCGCGAGAAGGCCCCGGAGGAAGTGGTCAACATCACCCAGACCACCTTGGACACATTGGCGGAAAAGGGCGTGGACTCC
Proteins encoded:
- a CDS encoding FAD-binding oxidoreductase; amino-acid sequence: MTKEAIIKEFEAIVGAENVMTGETDRHAYSYDAAVLDSVMPALVVRPRTSEALGALTKLCNDNGLPMTVRGSGTNLSGGTIPHPGGVVVLTNGLNRIIEINEADMYAIVEPGVVTAQFAAEVAKRGLFYPPDPGSMAVSTLGGNVAENAGGLRGLKYGVTKDYVMGMEFWDVNGELVKTGSRTVKCVTGYNLAGLMVASEGTLGVFDKIILKLIPPAQAAKSMMAVFPSMKAASETVAAIIANKIVPATLEMMDNFTIRTVENFRGAGLPVDAAALLLIEVDGHPAQVADEAAMVEKICKENGATEMKVAKDAAERDAVWQARRDALPALAKLKPTCVLEDATVPRSKIPAMIEALEQIAKELNLTIGTFGHAGDGNLHPTILTDKRDKEEWKRVEKGIDMIFDKALAMGGTLSGEHGIGLAKSKYLAQETSKATLAYARRMKSVLDPKGILNPDKIVGAE
- a CDS encoding L-lactate permease: MSIEVLALIALLPILVALVLMVGLRWPATKAMPLAWLTAAVGGILAWKLPVAYVAALTLQGFVTAIGILIIVFGAILILRTLQHSGGMETIQHGMQNITPDRRIQAIIIGYMFAAFIEGAAGFGTPAALAAPLLLSLGFPPLAAAIICLVFNSFPVTFGAVGTPVVLGLKFLAPSVDAAVKAGVPGLNFANMGDFNLVVGQWATLMHLGMIFILPIFMLGFITRFFGPERSWKPGFAAWKFCIFAAVAFTIPYLIFAWNVGPEFPSLIGGLVGLGIIIVGAKKGFCMPKTSWDFGSPAKWDPEWTGSVSSDGTEFKAHMSQFKAWLPYILIGLILVVTRIPELGLKGLLAGQAIKFSNILGFKSVNASIAYLYLPGTIPFTLVALLTVWIHGMPGEKVKLAWTQAFKTMKNPTIALFASVALVSIFRGSGIVDAALNPNNYPSMPLAMAKAVAAITGNAWPMFASFVGGLGAFITGSNTVSDLLFAEFQWGVAAQLELPRQVIVAAQAVGGAMGNMICIHNIVAACAVVGLSGMEGAILRRTVWPFLLYGVVVGIVASLMSFVFLPGLF
- a CDS encoding (Fe-S)-binding protein produces the protein MADIHKLAQMFKELDDQLVGCMRCGMCQAVCPIFKISGKEADVTRGKLALLDGLASEMLSDPEGVNEKLNRCLLCGTCQANCPSGVSVMDIFLKARAIMTGYFGLSPAKKAIFRGLLKNPKLFNALTEMGAKFQGVFTKKVDDMLGSSCARFNAPIIGDRHFSSLASKPFHKIVPEMDTPAGSSGLRVAFYVGCVIDKIYPHVGEAILKVLKHHGVGVFMPAGQACCGIPVLSSGDSDTFDTLVGMNVDRFKGGEFDYLVTGCASCTSTIKELWPHMYHGDSARTYDIGVLQRKTMDISQFLVDILKVEPKALAGGKSVTYHDPCHLKNSLGITAQPRTLLKAAGCEFKEMTDAGTCCGCGGSFNIAHYELSKEIGSRKADNIIATKTQVAATSCPACMLQITDMLSQKGADMSVKHVIELYADSL